Sequence from the Candidatus Neomarinimicrobiota bacterium genome:
TTTTGTGCTGCGATTTATTATCAGAGCTCGGACGGCTTTAAGAGCAGACCGGATCAGAATGTCAGAATTGATTCATCAGTGATTATTCTTGATTTAGCCAATATCGATCCAAGTCCTGCGTTGGAAATAGTGGCTATTGAGCCTGAGGGAGTGTTTTGTTATACCCGGCATAAAGACGTTTTCGTGGATGTGCCAGAATTGCTTATAAAGGAGGAGTCGGTATTTAGAGTTCCGGGCCCTAGAAAACTTCTGTGGGACTTTTCGGAAGATTTCGATAATGATGGGATAGATGAAATGGTTATTCCCGGGTTTGGCGGATTGAAGATTTATAAAAAAGGCGTAACCCGGGACGATTATCGTTTAAACTCTCTGTTACACGTTTGTCCGGATGTCATTCTGGAGGAATCTCAAGAGGTTGCAAAAAGCATTTCACCTATTTACAGAATTCCGAAAATGTTGTTTATGGATTACAATAATGATGGGAAAAGAGATATCCTGGTTATTGAAAGATATGGTTTGAAGATCTTTTTTCAGAAAGGGGTGCCAATGTTTACTGATGAAAATTCTGCGCAACTACGACTGGGGTTCGGATATTGTAACACTTCGGCTATTTCGGTTGGAACCAGAGGGGACTCTAAAGAGAAAATAGGGATAGGTCATATAGTTGATCTGAATAATGATGGGTTTGTGGATTTAGTTGTGAATAAATTACAGAATAGAGGAAGTATGTTCAATCCGAAGAAGCAATTCCAGATATATTTGGGCAGAAGAGATGAGGAACATCCTTTAAATGGCAGTGTATTCGAAAAGGTACCGGATCAAATAATCACGAGTATGGGCTTTCAGATAGCCAGCCAGTTGGTGGATGTTAATAATGATGGAATGTATGATATTGTTATTCCTTATGTGGATCTGAATATATACAGACTCATTTCTCTTTTTTTAAGGGGGAAGATCAGAGTGGATGTTGTTTTTTATATTCAGGATGGTAATGACGGTTTGTTCAAACCTGAGAACTACCGCAGGAGTTTTAAAGTAGTGATGGGGTTTGGCGGTAGGGCCAGGGTTCCTGTATTTTGTGTCGATGGGGATTTTAACGGGGATGGTTATGTGGATCTGTTGACAAATGAAGGTGGGGACCTGTTGATCTTCTATGGGAAGATGGGTAAGGAGTTCAGTGAAAGGCCCGAGGTTAAGTTTCCTGTAGGTGTCCTGGCAGGGAGAGTGTTCAGTGTTACAGTAGCAAGAATAAATGACGATTTAAAATCCGATGTTGTGATTGTTCCTGAGGCAGGAGATGCCAATAGCGACACAATCTTACTGTTGGTTACGGGCTGAAGGTATGTGGCTGAGAATTCGCAGAATTACTATAATAGAGGCAAGAAAAATACTGAAGAAGAAAAGTATATGGGTGTTAGTCTCTTTGCTGATTGTTTTTCAAGCGCTGTTGACGTTATTCGGGATTGGCCTTACAGGAGGAACTGCTCTGGATAATGGGTATCAGATCAGCGCTTTGTCTGTAAAAGTGTCTTTGCAGTTTATAGTTCTATTCATATTAGTTGTTTCCTTAAAATCTATTTCTGATGAGGTGTCTTATGGAACTATTAAGATCATGCTGTCGAATTCAGTTTTGCGCCAGGATGTTGTTCTCAGCAAATTTCTTGCTGTATGCCTTTTATCTTGGATTCTCGTGGTTACTGTAGGGGTTGTTGGACTTGTGCTGGGTGGTTTTTCTGCCGGGATGAGTGACCTCAAAGAAGGGGAATATATAATTTTTTCGTCATTTTTCCTCTTAAAAAATTATTTTTACACTATCATTCTAACGCTACTATCATTGCCGCCTTTGGTTGCCTATTCTATTCTTTTTTCGGCTGTAATACGGAATCCGGGAGCTTCAGTGGGATTTGGAATAGCTATTTACTTCTTATTGCAGGTTTTTTCGGAAAGTTACTCCATTGAAGAATATTCATTCACATACTATATATTCAGGCCGGTGGGTGAATATTACAGGATTGCCCACGGTGAATTACATAATTTGCTTACGGACTTAATTCATCTGATCGTTTCTTCTTCATTTTATGTAGTGATATTTATAGTTCTGGCAGTCTATTTGGTAAAGAGGATAGATTTTTGGGACTGAAAAAATGTCTGAACAAATACTGTATTCCTGAGTTGGTTGAAGGTGTAATAACTTGTGAACTTGATGCTGTCTATCGTGATAGCCCGA
This genomic interval carries:
- a CDS encoding VCBS repeat-containing protein, with translation MSQLKVLLFVSFWLLILGTFPAGWAVDKDSYFEVYKFRINGCIKDYVIEDINGDGLKDIMVFYQRLDLHRNFCAAIYYQSSDGFKSRPDQNVRIDSSVIILDLANIDPSPALEIVAIEPEGVFCYTRHKDVFVDVPELLIKEESVFRVPGPRKLLWDFSEDFDNDGIDEMVIPGFGGLKIYKKGVTRDDYRLNSLLHVCPDVILEESQEVAKSISPIYRIPKMLFMDYNNDGKRDILVIERYGLKIFFQKGVPMFTDENSAQLRLGFGYCNTSAISVGTRGDSKEKIGIGHIVDLNNDGFVDLVVNKLQNRGSMFNPKKQFQIYLGRRDEEHPLNGSVFEKVPDQIITSMGFQIASQLVDVNNDGMYDIVIPYVDLNIYRLISLFLRGKIRVDVVFYIQDGNDGLFKPENYRRSFKVVMGFGGRARVPVFCVDGDFNGDGYVDLLTNEGGDLLIFYGKMGKEFSERPEVKFPVGVLAGRVFSVTVARINDDLKSDVVIVPEAGDANSDTILLLVTG
- a CDS encoding ABC transporter permease subunit, producing MPIATQSYCWLRAEGMWLRIRRITIIEARKILKKKSIWVLVSLLIVFQALLTLFGIGLTGGTALDNGYQISALSVKVSLQFIVLFILVVSLKSISDEVSYGTIKIMLSNSVLRQDVVLSKFLAVCLLSWILVVTVGVVGLVLGGFSAGMSDLKEGEYIIFSSFFLLKNYFYTIILTLLSLPPLVAYSILFSAVIRNPGASVGFGIAIYFLLQVFSESYSIEEYSFTYYIFRPVGEYYRIAHGELHNLLTDLIHLIVSSSFYVVIFIVLAVYLVKRIDFWD